Genomic DNA from Halobaculum sp. CBA1158:
ACGACGGTCCAGGAGGCGACCCACTGGGTCCAGCACGAACAGCCCGCGAAAGTCGCGAACGCGATCCTCGACGAACTCGCGTGAGCGGGCGCGGGCCGGCGGTCGCGACGCCTACGGCTCCCGTTCGTCCGTGACGCCAATGTCGACGCCGTCGTCGTCGGCCCATTCGCGCCGTCCGCGAGTCCGCTCGCCGCGGTCGCGACCGCCGTCCTCGGCGACCCGTCGGCCCTCGTCGCCCGTGCGGTCGCCCGGCTCGCCGCTCGTCTCGGCCGCGCCGCCTCCGGCGTCGCCGCCCTCCTCGCTCGCCTGGTTCACCGCGCCCGGCATCATCGCGCCGGCCGCCCCCGGACCGTCGTCGTCGCTCCCGGCCTCGGCGGACTGTCGTTCCTTGAGGTTCTGCCGGGTGAACTGCGGCTGCGCCCGGATCCCGCGTTTCTCCTTCGTGAACGAGCGGTACAGGAAGAACACCATCGGCAGGGTGGCGATGACGATGCCGACCGAGAGGTACACGTCGAGCATGCTCGACCCGAACGAGTAGATGATCGCCGCGGAGAGTCCGCCGACGGCCGTGAGCACCGAGTAGGCGATGCGCTGGGCCAGCCGGTCGAGGACGTGGTTGTCGTCCTCGAGGGTGACGTTCACCGCGAGGTTCCCGCGCTGGACGGTGTCGAGCACGTCGTCCAGCTTCGGAGGAACGGTGAACAGCGCCCGCGCGGTCTCGCGCGTCTGGTCGGCCGCCTCGCCCGCCAGCCGCCTGGCGGTGTCCTCCAGGTACCCCTCCTCGGAGAGGTAGTCGGTCGCGACCTCGATGAAGTCGAAGTCGGGGTCGAGCGTGACGCAGACGCCCTCGACGACGGTGGCGACGCGGAGCACGAGCGCCATGTTCTGTGGGAGCCGAAGCGGGAAGTCGTATATCGTGGACTCCACCTGCTCTATCACCTGCTGGACGCGGTACTGTTCGATGTCCTCGCCGCGCACGTCGGCGATGGCCAGCTCCATCACGTCGGCCATCACCTGCCGGTCGGCCTCCGGCGAGAGCGTCCCCATCTCGACGAGGGCGTCGAGGATGCCGTCGATGTCCTGGTTGGCGACGGCGATGTAGAAGTCGACGATCTTCTCCTGGATGAACGGGTCGACCCGGCCGGACATGCCGAAGTCGTAGAAGATGATCCGTCCCTCGTCGGTGACCGAGAGGTTCCCCGGGTGGGGGTCGGCGTGGAAGACGCCGTCCTCGGCGATCATCTGGAGGTACACCCGCTGGAGCGTCGTCGCCAGCTCCGTGCGGTCGATCCCCTTCGCGTCGAGGGCGGCGGTGTCGGAGATCTTCGTGCCGGGGACGTACTCCATCGTGAGCACGCGCGGCCCCGACGCCGCCGCGACCGGCTCGGGGATGATCACGTCGTCGTTGTCGGCGAAGTTCGCGCGGATCTCCCGGAGGATGCGCTGTTCGCGGGCGTAGTCCATCTCCTGGTTGATCGTCTTGTCGAACTCCTCGGCGAGGTTCTCGAGCGAGAACGACTGCCCCTGGCCGACGAACCGCGTCAGCAGGGGGATCGACCACCTGATCACCCGCAGGTCGGCTCTCACCAGCTCCTCGATCCCCGGACGACGGACCTTCACCGCGACCTCCCGGCCCTCGTAGGTCGCGACGTACACCTGTCCGAGACTCGCCCCGGAGATGGGGTCGGTGTCGAACTCGTCGAACGTCTCCTCGACGGGGCCGAGTTCCTCCTCCAGGACGACCCTCGATTCCTCCCAGGGAGCGGGCGGCACGTCGTCCTGCAGCGACGACAGCACCTCGATGTACGCGGACGGGATCACGTCCGGGCGCGTCGAGAGGATCTGCCCCAGCTTGATGAACGTCGGCCCGAGCGTGAGCAGGGTGTCGAGAAGCACCTCCGCCCGCCGTACCTGCGTCTCTTGAGTGACCTCCCGCGAGCGGCCGAACAGGAGGAACCGTCGGCGGTCGCGGGCGTACGCGACGATCAACGGCAGGAACCGATACAGGACGACGGGGAACCGTCGGTACGCGCGCAGGGAGACCAGCGTCACCACCCGGGTTACGCGTCCGACACCGGGATGGTCCGTTCTGGCGCGGCCGCGCGCTTGGGGAGGCGGACCGTCAGCACGCCGCGGTCCATCTCCGCCTCGCCCCCCTCGTGAGTCGCGTCCGGCGGCAACGGTATCTCCGCGTCGAGGAACAGCGGCCGGTCCTCCTCGACGAACTCGAACTCGCCGTCTGCGGCCTTCCCCCGGCGCGCTTCGACGAACAGCCGGCCGCGCTCGATCCGGACCTCGGTCGTCTCGGCGGCGGCTCCGGGCAGGTCAACGACGAGCAGGTACGCGTCGTCGCTCTCCAACAGGTCGGCGAACACCGGCTCGGGGAGGTCCCTGAGCGCCTCGCGTAGCTTCGACATGGACGTTCCAAGGGGCGGCGCGTCGAAAAAGCCCGCGGTGGCGACGCCCCGTCGTGCGTGTGATCGTCTCCCACAAGCTTTTCTTCGCGGAGCCGGTTCGGTCTCGTATGTCCGAGGGATCTGAGGGGAGCGACCGATCGACCGCGCCGTCGGTGCCGGCGCGCGTCGAACCCGACGCCGCGGTCGTCTCGCTGGAGGCGACCGTGCCGCCGGACGCCCACGAGGAGGCCACGGCGGCGCTCCGGCCGGTGGCGACCGCCCGGGCCGTCGGGGGGCGGCTCAAGAGACTGCTCGGCGGCGACGCGGGCCGGACCGGACGCTGACGGCCGGGAACTCCTCCCGACCGGCCGGGTCGCCGCGGTCCCGTCCCGATCGGTCGCGTCGCAGGCGGGGTCCGCGTCGCCCCGACTGCCGCTCTTTTTACCGCGGAGCCGCAACGTCACCATATGAGTCACGACCGCACACGCGCGGGGTTCAAGGACCGGACCCGGATCGCCGACGCGCGCGAGCGACTGTTGTCGGCGGCCGCCCCGCACGGCCGCACCGAGACGATCCCGCTGTCTGCGGCCGACGGCCGGGCCGTCGCCGGAACCGTCGAGTCGCCGACGCCGGTGCCCGGCTACGACCGCGCGGCGATGGACGGGTGGGCCGTCCGCGCCGAGGACACGTTCGGGGCGTCGAGCCGGTCGCCGTCGGTGCTCGTCGCCGAGGACGACGAGGTACCTCCCGAGGGGGCCGTCCGCGTCCACACCGGGAGCGAACTGCCGCCCGGCGCGGACGCCGTGGTGATGATCGAGGAGGCCGAGCGCGTGCCGCAGAGCGGCACGACGGGGTCGAGCGGAGAGGGGGCCGACCCGCGAGACGAGGGCGGCTCGGAGGTCGAGGTGTTCGACGCCGTCGCCGAGGGCGAGAACGTCGGCCCCACCGGCGAGGACGTCGCGGAGGGGCAGACGCTGTACGAGCCGCCACACCGCCTGCGCCCCTCGGATCTCGGCCTCTTGAAGTCCGTCGGAATGGACGAGGTCGAGGTGGCCGAGCGCCCGCGAGTCTCGGTGATTCCGACGGGCGAGGAGCTGGTACAGGCGGACCCCGAGCCCGGCGAGGTCATCGAGACGAACGGGCTCACCGTCTCCCGACTCGCCGAGCGCTGGGGGGCCGATGCGACGTACCGCGAGATCGTCACCGACGACGAGGACGCCCTCCGCGGGGCCGTCGAGCGCGACCTCGACCACGACGCGATCGTCACCACCGGCGGCTCCTCCGTGGGCGAGCGCGACCTCATCCCCGAGGTCGTCGACGAGATCGGCGAGGTGCTCGTCCACGGCGTCGCCCTGAAGCCGGGCCACCCCGTCGCGCTCGGGGTCGTCGAGGAGACGCCCGTCGTCATGCTCCCGGGCTACCCGGTCGCGTGCATCGTCAACGCCGTCCAGTTCCTCCGTCCCGTGATCCGGGAGATCGGCTCGCTCCCGCACGAGTCGCACCCGACGCGGCGGGCGACGCTGACGCGGAAGGTGTCCTCCGAGCCGGGCGTGCGGACGTTCGCGCGAGTGACGCTCTCGGAGGGCGAGGAGACCGATGGAACGGAGGCCACCCCGACGCGCGCCTCCGGGTCGGGGATGCTCTCGTCGGTCGCGCTGGCGGACGGCTGGGTCGTCGTCCCCGAGTCGCGAGAGGGGCTCGACGCCGGCGAGGTCGTCGACGCGCAGCTGTGGGAGGTGAACGAATGAGCGACCGCCGGGAGTTCCGCGACCTCGCCGAGCCCGAGGAGGCGCACGAGGCGATCGCAGGCCTCGATCTCGCGCCCGAACCGGAGGCCGTGCCGTTGCGGGAGGCGCGCGGCCGGGTGCTCGCCGAGCGGGTCGACGCCGACCTCGACGTGCCGGGGTTCGACCGCGCGTCGATGGACGGCTACGCGGTCCGCGCCCGCGACACCTTCGGCGCGGACGAGGCCGATCCCGCGACCCTCGAACTGATCGGCGCGGTCCACGCCGGGGCCGAACCGGACGTGACTGTCGAACCCGGCACCTGCGCGGAGATATCGACGGGCGCTGTGATGCCCGACGGCGCGGACGCCGTGGTGATGGTCGAGCGCACGACCGAACTGACGGACGCGGGCGGCGAGGGGACCGCCGCCGACGCGATCGAGATCCGAACCTCAGTCGCCCCCGGCGACCACGTGATGTTCGCGGGCGCGGACGTGGCCGCCGGCGACCGGGCGCTCGGCCCCGGTACGCGGCTCACGCCCCGCGAGATCGGCCTGCTGTCGGCGCTTGGCGTCGACGAGGTGCCCGTCCGCGGCCGCCCCACGGTCGGGATCGTCTCCACCGGGGACGAACTTGTCCGCCCCGGCGGCGACCTCCACAGCGAGCGCGGACAGATCTACGACGTGAACAGCTACACCATCGCCGCGGGCGTCGAGGAGGCCGGCGGCGAGGCGCGGCTGTACCCCCACGCCGGCGACGACTACGACGAGATGGAGCGCCTGCTCGTCGAGGCCAGCGAGGAGTGCGACCTCGTGCTCTCGTCGGGGTCGACCTCCGCCTCCGCGGTCGACGTGATCTACCGCGTGATCGAAGAGCGCGGCGACCTCCTGCTTCACGGCGTCTCCGTCAAGCCCGGCAAGCCGATGCTCGTGGGCCGAGTGGGCGACTCGGCGTACGTCGGCCTCCCCGGCTACCCGGTGTCGGCGCTGACCATCTTCCGCACCTTCGTCGCGCCCGCCGTGCGGGAGGCGGCCGGCGAGCCCGTGCCGGCGACGGCGACGGCGACCGGGCTGATGGCCGCGGCCGAGCGCTACTCGGAGGGACGGATGCGGCTCATGCCCGCGGGGCTGCTCGACGACGGCAGCGGTCGGACGCTCGTGTACCCCGTCGACAAGGGGTCGGGCGCGACCACCAGCCTCGTCGAGGCCGACGGCGTCGTCGTCGTCGACCCGGACACCGAGTACCTCGCGGCCGGCGAGTCCGTCGAGGTGGAGCTGTTCTCCCCGGACGTGCGCGCGCCGACGCTGCTGGCCGTCGGCGAGGACGACCCCGCGCTCTCGCGGCTGCTCGACCGGGTCGACAGACCCCGGTACCTCCCGGTCGGGTCCCGCGAGGGACTGCGCCGCCTCCGCGACGGCGTCCCGGACGCCGCCGTCGTCGCCGGCGAGCCCGGTCGCGACCCCGTGGCCGCGCCGGACCCGACCGCCGACGGCGAGCCGGTCACGGCCGAGCCGATCGGCGAGTGGACCCGCGAGTGGGGGCTGATCGTCCCCGCCGGGAATCCCGACGACGTGACCGGGCTGGCGGACCTGGTGGACCGGGACCTCCGGTTCGTCAACCGCGACTCGAACTCCGGGCTGCGAACCACGCTCGCGACCGCGCTCGCGGACCTGGCGGACGAGCGCGGGACCAGCCGTCGCGAGGTGACCGACGCCGTCGACGGCTTCGACCGGGCGGTCAGAGCCCACGAGTCGCCCGCGCGGCGCGTGCTCGCGGGCGATGCGGACGCGGGGCTGGGCCTGCGAGCGACCGCCGAGCGACTGGACACCGGCTTCGTTCCGCTCGGCACCCAACCCGTGGCGATCCACGCGAACCCCGCACGCGCCGACAAGCCGGGCGTGGCGCGACTGCGCGAGGCCGTCGCCGGCGGCGACGACGTGTTCGACGCGCTCGCCGGCTACGGGCGCTGAGGGGCCGCCGTCGGGCGACCCCGTCGGGAACGCAGCGCCGTCGATCGACGGGTTCGGGGCCCGGAGTCCGGACTCCGACGGCCGCTACGGCGTCGGTGCGGCCTTCTGGAGGGCGGTCTCGGCGATGTTGCCGCCGTAGTCGGCCGAGCGGGAGACGGAGTCGACGATGAGCCCGAGCAGTTGCGCGCGGGCGGGGTCCAGTTCCCTGAGGAGTTCGTCGATCTCGCGGGCGCGCTGGTCCACGCCCAGCACAGCGCCTCGAGCCTCGTTCGCCAGCCGCGTCGCCTCGGCGCTGTCCTCGGCCAACAGCGCCTCCATCGCCTGATCGACGACGCTGCGGGCGTCCTCGTCGAGTTCGCGTAACGCCTCCACCAGTTCCGTCGGGAGCGCCTCCGACCCCCCGTCGGCGGTGGCCGACTCGACGGCGGCCTCGCCGTCCTCGTCGGTCTCCTCGCCGATATTTTCGCTCGCGTACAGCTCCAGAGTCAGATGGGCGATCTTCGTCGCGTGGTCGGCGACCCGTTCGAGCTGTCGGGCGCTGGAGTGGTAGTCGAAGCACTCCTCGCGGGAGAGGCCGATGTCCTTGGCGGCCTTCGGGGTCCGAAGCGTCGACCGAAAGATCCGCGAGACGACCATGTACAGGCGGTCCGCGTCGTCGTCGCGCTGAATCACGTCCCGGGCCATGTCCTCGTCGCCGGCGGCGAGGGCGTCGACCGCGTCCTCCAGCATCGAGACGGCGATGAGCCGCATGCGCGTCACCGCGTTGTGGATCGACAGCTCCGCCGAGTCGAGCAGGTCGCGGATGACGACCCGATCGCGGGTCTCCTCGAGCACCTCCAGGCCCACGAGGCTCTGGACGGAGTTGCGGATGCTCCGGCGCTGGTCGTTCGTGATCCGGGGAGCCTCCAGCGCGATGATGTCGAAGCCCGACACGTACATCGTCATCACCGCGCGCGTGAGCTGATCGCCGGAGAGATCGCCGATGTCGAGCGTCCCCTCGGTGCGCTCGTCCTCGCTCGTGGGGGTGAGAAACAGGGAGTCTCCCTCCGGATAGAACTCGATCTCGGTGCCGGCGCTCACGCCGTTGTCGGTGGCCCAGTCCTTCGGAATCGACACCGTGTACGTCGACCCACCCGTCACCTGGACCTTCCGTGTCTCGACCATCGTCGTGTGCTCGGACCGTCCGCACATTAAACCCACCGACGGTCTATATACTCGAAGCGATCTGGTCTAAATTCTGGCGATAGAACGGGGCAGAACGCGCTGTTTTAGATCAGTATGTAGGCTACTTGGTTCAGAGATCGGCCCAAATACGCTGATATTCGCCGTTTAGGTCGCATATTCACCAGTTCGGCAGCGCGATGGACCCGGATCACACGTTCTCACACTATATCTATATATTTCTCATAGTAGGGTACTTACGTCCCTCGCGGCTTCGAACTGGTGATGGCAGATCAATCCGACTCCGCGACGCGGCGTGCGTTCGTGACTGCTGCGGGAACTGCCGGCGTCCTCGGCCTCGCCGGCTGTACGAGCAATCCGGACTCGGGCGGTTCCGACGGCGGGTCGAACGGTGGATCGGACGGCGGTTCCGACGGGGGGTCGGACGGCGGATCGGACGGCGGCTCCGAGCAGCTCTCGGGCACTATCAACATCGCGGGATCCTCGACGGTGTTCCCGCTTGCGACGGCGTTCGGAGAGACGTTCCAGGAGGAGCACTCCGAGGTCAACATCAACATCCAGTCGACGGGCTCCGGCGGCGGGTTCGCGAACTTCTTCTGCCCCGGCGAGACGGACTTCAACAACGCCTCGCGGCCGATCGCGCCCGACGAGGAGGAGGCGTGCGCCGACAACGACGTGGTGCCGGTCGAGCTGACGGTCGCGACCGACGCGCTGACGGTCATCGTTAACAACGAGGCCGACTTCCTCGACTCGATGACCGTCGAGGAGCTTCGGACGCTGTGGTCCGCCGAGACACAGCCCGAGACGTGGAGCGAGGTCAACTCCGACTGGCCCGACGAGGAGATCGAACTGTACGGCCCCTCGGACGCCTCCGGGACGTACGATTACTTCATCGAGTCGATCATCGGCGAGGAGGGTCCGGGCCACCGCCAGGACTACTCCGCGACCGAGCAGGACCGCACCATCGTCCAGGGCGTTCAGGGGTCGCAGTACGCCGTCGGCTACCTCGGGTTCGCCTACTACAGCGCGAACACCGACGCGGTGAAGGCGGTCGCCATCGACGACGGCGACGGTCCCGTCGAGCCCTCGCTGGAGAACGCGCGGACGGGCGAGTACACCCCGCTGTCGCGGCCGCTGTTCACCTACCCGAAGCAGTCGGCGCTGGCGGAGGACCACATCGCCGAGTTCGCCCGCTACTTCGTCGAGAACACGACGAACGAGGAGGTCGTCGCCGAGGACGTCGGCTACGTCCCCCTCACCGACGAGCAACAGTCCGAGCAGATGGACACCCTCGAGGCAGCCATCGAGGAAGCGAACTCCTGATCGGCGCTCGCCTCTCGTGTCACCCGTTCGACGGAGCTGAGAACGGAGAAATTTTCACTCCCCCATCCCACCCCCAACTCGAATGAGCACCGACGACATCGTGGACGACCTCACCCGGGACACGCAGAACGCGCCCGCGGAACTACTGACGCGGTCGTTCTTCTTCGTGTGTGCGGTGCTCTCGATCGTGACGACGGTGAGTATCGTCGTTCTCCTGGTGACCGAGGCCGCGAAGTTCTTCTCGATCACCGCCCCGTTGATGGGCATCGAGGGGCAGACGGCGTCGCTGGTCGACTTCCTGACGGGCACTACCTGGCAGATCAACAGCGGGGAGTTCGGCGTGCTCGCGCTCGTGTCCGCGACGCTGATGATCACCATCGGCTCGGCGGTCATCGCGATCCCGCTGGGCGTGTCGACGGCGATCTACCTCAGCGAGTACGCCGCCCCCCGCCGCCGCGCGTTCCTCAAGCCCGCACTCGAGGTGCTCGCGGGGATTCCGACGGTCGTCTACGGCTTCTTCGCGCTCATCTACATCACGCCCGCCATCCGGACGGTGCTCCCGGAGACCGGCACGTTCAACCTCCTCTCGGCGAGTATCGTCGTCGGCATCATGATCATCCCGATGGTCGCGTCGATCAGCGAGGACGCCATGTCGGCCGTCCCGGACGAACTTCGGCAGGCCGGCTACGGGATGGGCGCGACCAAGTTCGACGTGTCGACCGGCATCGTCGTCCCGGCGGCGCTGTCGGGCATCTTCTCGTCGTTCATCCTCGCGCTCTCGCGGGCCATCGGCGAGACGATGGCCGTCACCATCGCCGCCGGGTCGCAGGCGGCGTTCCTCAACCCCCTGGACCCGACCGCCTACCAGGAGGGGGCGCTCCCCATGACCGCGGCGATGGTCCAACTCCTGCTGGGTGACATTACTGGCGGGGGGCTCGCCTATCGGAGCCTCTTCGCCATCGGCCTGACGCTGTTTCTCATCACGCTCGCCATGAACGTCATCAGCGACCTGATCGCACAGCGGTACCGCGAGGAGTACTGAGATGGCCACCGACACCGCAACCGGCGATATCGAGGGATTCGGTACGGTCAGCAGAACCGTCGGCACCGTCTTTCGGTACGTCATGCTGGCGGCGACGCTGTTCGGGCTGGTCGTGCTCGGCGTCCTGCTCGTGTACGTCGCCAACGACGCGATCCAGCCGCTCACGGCCGACCCCGGGTGGCACCTGACCTTCCTCCTCACGCTCGTGGTTCCGACGCTCGGTGTCGGCGCGTACCTCTATCGACGCGACGCCGACGCGCTCGGCTACGGCGCGTTGACCGTCGGAACGTTCGTCGTGACGCTCATGTTCGGCGGCGGGGCGGCGATGATCTTCGTCGACATCCTCCCCCCGCTCCTCTGGCTGGCGTACGTCGTCGCGTTCGCGGTCCCGTTCGGCGTCGTGCTGGCCATCCAGCGTCGCGCGCGACGGATCCCGTTTCTCACCCGGGCGGCCGCCACGACCGCGGCGTTTTACCTCTCGCTGTTCGGCCTGCCCGGACCGATCGGGTCGGCGCTCGGTATCCCGCGGGTCGTCCCCGGCGTTCCGGGACTGGTTCAGTCGGCCCCGTTCGTTCCGCTGGACTGGATGTCCGTGACGGCGACGCTCGGGCTCGGCGTCGCCGGGGCCGTCGGCTGGTACGTCGTCGGGATCCGCGACCGACGGGCCGGCCTCCTGAGCGGCGGGGCGGCCTTCGCCGGGATCGTCGTCGCCGCCCTCGCCGGCCCGGCCGTCGGGCTGGACCCGCTGCCTGCGGTCGTCCTCGCGTCCGTCTCGGTCGTCCCGACGGTCGCGTACGCGGTCGGCACGGCGGTCGACCGTCCAACCGTGCGGGTCGGCCTGCTCGTTCCCCTCGTGGTGATCGGCGGCGCGCTCGTCGGCGAGATCCTCGTCGGCGCGTTCGGGTTCGCCGGCCCCCAGTCGTGGGTCGACTGGCAGTTCCTCACGAGCGCCCACAGCCGCACCGCGGAGAACGCCGGGCTGTACCCCGCGATCGGCGGGTCGATCCTGCTGATGGTGACGGTGGCCGGGCTGTCGTTCCCGCTGGGCGTCGGGGCGGCGGTGTACCTCGAGGAGTACGCCCCGGACAACGTGTTCACCCGGATCATCGACGTGAACATCTCCAACCTCGCGGGCGTTCCCTCGGTCGTCTACGGCCTGCTCGGACTGGGCGTGTTCGTCACCTATCTGGGCCAGCCGACCGGAACGGTGATCATCGGCGGCGCGACGCTGGCGCTGCTCATCCTCCCGATCGTCATCATCTCCTCGCGGGAGGCGATCCGAAGCGTCCCCAACGAGATGCGACAGGCCTCTTACGGGATGGGCGCGACGAAGTGGCAGACGGTCCGCCGCGTCGTGCTTCCGCGGGCGTTCCCGGGGATCCTCACGGGGACGATCCTCGCGCTCGGTCGGGCGATCGGCGAGACCGCGCCGCTCATCATGATCGGCGCGCCCAGCGTCCTGTTCTCGCTGCCGACGGAGTTCACCTCGAAGGTGAGCGCCATGCCCCTGCAGGTGTTCGCGTGGTCGAGCCTGTTCGCCAGCGAGGACTTCTACACCAAGGCGGTGCCCGCGGGCGTCGTCGTGCTGGTGAGCGTCCTGCTGGCGATGAACTCCGTGGCGATCGTCCTGCGAAACAGGTATCAGAGTGAGCAGTAACTTCCAATCATGACTGACGGACACGGACCGACCGACGACGGAATCGAGCCCGACGGCGGGGAGGCGACGACGAGCGACCCGTCGACGGAGATGTCGATACAGACGGACGTCAGCGAGAGCGTGACCGACACCGATCACGCACGTGCGGCCGACACGCTCGTCGAGGCCCGCGACGTGAGCGTCTACTACAACGACGACCGCGCGCTCAACGACATCACGATGGAGATCCCCGAGAACCGCGTCACCGCGATGATCGGTCCGTCGGGCTGTGGCAAATCGACGTTTCTCCGGTGCATAAATCGGATGAACGACATGATCGACGCCGCGCGGGTCGAGGGCGACCTCTTCCTCCGCGGGAAGAACGTGTACGACCCCGACGTGGACCCGGTCGCGCTCCGTCGGCGCGTCGGCATGGTGTTCCAGAAACCGAACCCGTTCCCCAAGTCGATCTACGAGAACGTCGCGTACGGGCTGGAGATCCAGGACAAGGCCGGCGACTACGACCAGATCGTCGAGGAGTCGCTCAAGCGGGCGGCGCTGTGGGACGAGGTGAAGGACCAACTCGACTCCTCGGGGCTCGACCTCTCGGGCGGGCAACAGCAGCGCCTCTGCATCGCTCGCGCCATCGCCCCGGACCCCGAGGTGATCCTGATGGACGAGCCGGCATCCGCGCTGGACCCGGTGGCGACCTCGAAGATCGAGGACCTCATCGACGACCTCGCCGAGGAGTACACGGTCGTCATCGTCACCCACAACATGCAGCAGGCGGCCCGCATCTCCGATAAGACGGCGGTGTTCCTCACCGGCGGCGAACTGGTCGAGTTCGACGACACCGACAAGATATTCGAGAATCCCGACTCCCAGCGCGTCGAGGACTACATCACCGGCAAGTTCGGGTAACGCCTCGCGCGCTC
This window encodes:
- a CDS encoding Hsp20/alpha crystallin family protein codes for the protein MSKLREALRDLPEPVFADLLESDDAYLLVVDLPGAAAETTEVRIERGRLFVEARRGKAADGEFEFVEEDRPLFLDAEIPLPPDATHEGGEAEMDRGVLTVRLPKRAAAPERTIPVSDA
- the glp gene encoding gephyrin-like molybdotransferase Glp — its product is MSHDRTRAGFKDRTRIADARERLLSAAAPHGRTETIPLSAADGRAVAGTVESPTPVPGYDRAAMDGWAVRAEDTFGASSRSPSVLVAEDDEVPPEGAVRVHTGSELPPGADAVVMIEEAERVPQSGTTGSSGEGADPRDEGGSEVEVFDAVAEGENVGPTGEDVAEGQTLYEPPHRLRPSDLGLLKSVGMDEVEVAERPRVSVIPTGEELVQADPEPGEVIETNGLTVSRLAERWGADATYREIVTDDEDALRGAVERDLDHDAIVTTGGSSVGERDLIPEVVDEIGEVLVHGVALKPGHPVALGVVEETPVVMLPGYPVACIVNAVQFLRPVIREIGSLPHESHPTRRATLTRKVSSEPGVRTFARVTLSEGEETDGTEATPTRASGSGMLSSVALADGWVVVPESREGLDAGEVVDAQLWEVNE
- a CDS encoding molybdopterin biosynthesis protein, coding for MSDRREFRDLAEPEEAHEAIAGLDLAPEPEAVPLREARGRVLAERVDADLDVPGFDRASMDGYAVRARDTFGADEADPATLELIGAVHAGAEPDVTVEPGTCAEISTGAVMPDGADAVVMVERTTELTDAGGEGTAADAIEIRTSVAPGDHVMFAGADVAAGDRALGPGTRLTPREIGLLSALGVDEVPVRGRPTVGIVSTGDELVRPGGDLHSERGQIYDVNSYTIAAGVEEAGGEARLYPHAGDDYDEMERLLVEASEECDLVLSSGSTSASAVDVIYRVIEERGDLLLHGVSVKPGKPMLVGRVGDSAYVGLPGYPVSALTIFRTFVAPAVREAAGEPVPATATATGLMAAAERYSEGRMRLMPAGLLDDGSGRTLVYPVDKGSGATTSLVEADGVVVVDPDTEYLAAGESVEVELFSPDVRAPTLLAVGEDDPALSRLLDRVDRPRYLPVGSREGLRRLRDGVPDAAVVAGEPGRDPVAAPDPTADGEPVTAEPIGEWTREWGLIVPAGNPDDVTGLADLVDRDLRFVNRDSNSGLRTTLATALADLADERGTSRREVTDAVDGFDRAVRAHESPARRVLAGDADAGLGLRATAERLDTGFVPLGTQPVAIHANPARADKPGVARLREAVAGGDDVFDALAGYGR
- a CDS encoding phosphate uptake regulator PhoU gives rise to the protein MVETRKVQVTGGSTYTVSIPKDWATDNGVSAGTEIEFYPEGDSLFLTPTSEDERTEGTLDIGDLSGDQLTRAVMTMYVSGFDIIALEAPRITNDQRRSIRNSVQSLVGLEVLEETRDRVVIRDLLDSAELSIHNAVTRMRLIAVSMLEDAVDALAAGDEDMARDVIQRDDDADRLYMVVSRIFRSTLRTPKAAKDIGLSREECFDYHSSARQLERVADHATKIAHLTLELYASENIGEETDEDGEAAVESATADGGSEALPTELVEALRELDEDARSVVDQAMEALLAEDSAEATRLANEARGAVLGVDQRAREIDELLRELDPARAQLLGLIVDSVSRSADYGGNIAETALQKAAPTP
- a CDS encoding PstS family phosphate ABC transporter substrate-binding protein, which produces MADQSDSATRRAFVTAAGTAGVLGLAGCTSNPDSGGSDGGSNGGSDGGSDGGSDGGSDGGSEQLSGTINIAGSSTVFPLATAFGETFQEEHSEVNINIQSTGSGGGFANFFCPGETDFNNASRPIAPDEEEACADNDVVPVELTVATDALTVIVNNEADFLDSMTVEELRTLWSAETQPETWSEVNSDWPDEEIELYGPSDASGTYDYFIESIIGEEGPGHRQDYSATEQDRTIVQGVQGSQYAVGYLGFAYYSANTDAVKAVAIDDGDGPVEPSLENARTGEYTPLSRPLFTYPKQSALAEDHIAEFARYFVENTTNEEVVAEDVGYVPLTDEQQSEQMDTLEAAIEEANS
- the pstC gene encoding phosphate ABC transporter permease subunit PstC encodes the protein MSTDDIVDDLTRDTQNAPAELLTRSFFFVCAVLSIVTTVSIVVLLVTEAAKFFSITAPLMGIEGQTASLVDFLTGTTWQINSGEFGVLALVSATLMITIGSAVIAIPLGVSTAIYLSEYAAPRRRAFLKPALEVLAGIPTVVYGFFALIYITPAIRTVLPETGTFNLLSASIVVGIMIIPMVASISEDAMSAVPDELRQAGYGMGATKFDVSTGIVVPAALSGIFSSFILALSRAIGETMAVTIAAGSQAAFLNPLDPTAYQEGALPMTAAMVQLLLGDITGGGLAYRSLFAIGLTLFLITLAMNVISDLIAQRYREEY
- the pstA gene encoding phosphate ABC transporter permease PstA, whose translation is MATDTATGDIEGFGTVSRTVGTVFRYVMLAATLFGLVVLGVLLVYVANDAIQPLTADPGWHLTFLLTLVVPTLGVGAYLYRRDADALGYGALTVGTFVVTLMFGGGAAMIFVDILPPLLWLAYVVAFAVPFGVVLAIQRRARRIPFLTRAAATTAAFYLSLFGLPGPIGSALGIPRVVPGVPGLVQSAPFVPLDWMSVTATLGLGVAGAVGWYVVGIRDRRAGLLSGGAAFAGIVVAALAGPAVGLDPLPAVVLASVSVVPTVAYAVGTAVDRPTVRVGLLVPLVVIGGALVGEILVGAFGFAGPQSWVDWQFLTSAHSRTAENAGLYPAIGGSILLMVTVAGLSFPLGVGAAVYLEEYAPDNVFTRIIDVNISNLAGVPSVVYGLLGLGVFVTYLGQPTGTVIIGGATLALLILPIVIISSREAIRSVPNEMRQASYGMGATKWQTVRRVVLPRAFPGILTGTILALGRAIGETAPLIMIGAPSVLFSLPTEFTSKVSAMPLQVFAWSSLFASEDFYTKAVPAGVVVLVSVLLAMNSVAIVLRNRYQSEQ
- the pstB gene encoding phosphate ABC transporter ATP-binding protein PstB; the encoded protein is MSIQTDVSESVTDTDHARAADTLVEARDVSVYYNDDRALNDITMEIPENRVTAMIGPSGCGKSTFLRCINRMNDMIDAARVEGDLFLRGKNVYDPDVDPVALRRRVGMVFQKPNPFPKSIYENVAYGLEIQDKAGDYDQIVEESLKRAALWDEVKDQLDSSGLDLSGGQQQRLCIARAIAPDPEVILMDEPASALDPVATSKIEDLIDDLAEEYTVVIVTHNMQQAARISDKTAVFLTGGELVEFDDTDKIFENPDSQRVEDYITGKFG